In a genomic window of Strix aluco isolate bStrAlu1 chromosome 3, bStrAlu1.hap1, whole genome shotgun sequence:
- the ADI1 gene encoding acireductone dioxygenase codes for MVEAWYMDESPEDQRAPHRLRPNHAVSLEQLRRLGVAYRKLDADNYETDPHLKEIRRAENYSWMDIITIHKDKLPNYEEKIKTFYEEHLHLDDEIRYILDGSGYFDVRDKDDKWIRISMEKGDMITLPAGIYHRFTLDENNYVKAMRLFVGEPVWTAYNRPADDFPARKQYMKFLAEEAQ; via the exons ATGGTGGAGGCCTGGTACATGGACGAGTCCCCGGAGGACCAGCGGGCGCCGCACCGCCTGCGGCCCAACCACGCCGTCAGCCTGGAGCAGCTGCGCCGCCTCGGCGTCGCCTACCGCAAA TTGGATGCTGATAACTATGAGACTGATCCACATCTGAAAGAGATTCGGAGAGCGGAAAATTATTCTTGGATGGATATAATAACCATACATAAAGACAAGCTTCCAAATTATGAGGAAAAG ataaaaacattttatgaagaaCATTTACACCTAGACGATGAAATTCGCTACATCTTAGATGGATCTGGCTATTTTGACGTTCGAGACAAGGATGACAAATGGATCCGGATTTCCATGGAAAAAGGAGACATGATAACCCTCCCTGCTGGCATCTATCACCGATTTACACTGGATGAGAAC AATTACGTGAAGGCAATGAGGCTATTTGTTGGAGAACCTGTCTGGACAGCATACAACAGGCCGGCTGATGATTTTCCTGCTCGGAAACAGTATATGAAGTTTTTGGCTGAAGAAGCACAGTAA